The following coding sequences lie in one Niabella agricola genomic window:
- a CDS encoding winged helix-turn-helix domain-containing protein — MSIIEKLNKDFESRVRLGIMSVLVVNGWVDFLEMKEHLGVTDGNLASHIAALETKKYIEVKKEFVGKKTKTSYKITRGGKDAFVQHINALGRLLK; from the coding sequence ATGAGCATTATAGAAAAATTAAATAAGGATTTTGAAAGCCGGGTACGACTGGGCATTATGTCGGTGCTGGTGGTCAATGGCTGGGTGGATTTCCTGGAGATGAAAGAGCACCTGGGCGTTACGGACGGCAACCTGGCCAGTCATATTGCCGCATTGGAAACCAAAAAATATATTGAAGTGAAAAAAGAATTTGTAGGAAAAAAAACAAAAACCTCTTACAAAATCACCCGTGGGGGAAAGGATGCCTTTGTACAGCATATTAACGCACTGGGCCGCTTACTGAAATAA
- a CDS encoding chorismate mutase: MIPDHCNTLEEIRAEIDTIDHEIVRLIGQRAGFVKAAARFKKSETAVEDKQRVAAVIESKRALAETYKVSPGLIEAVYRTMIGYFINEELEHWKSITR; this comes from the coding sequence ATGATTCCGGACCACTGCAATACCCTTGAAGAAATAAGAGCGGAGATCGATACCATCGATCATGAGATTGTTCGCCTGATAGGTCAGCGGGCTGGTTTTGTAAAAGCAGCCGCACGGTTTAAAAAATCAGAAACAGCCGTTGAAGATAAGCAGCGTGTGGCGGCCGTGATCGAATCGAAACGAGCGCTGGCAGAGACGTACAAGGTTTCGCCGGGGTTGATTGAAGCCGTTTACCGTACGATGATCGGATACTTTATCAACGAGGAGCTGGAGCACTGGAAATCGATCACCCGCTAA
- a CDS encoding DUF4153 domain-containing protein — MKKNLVLFLGVAIFVALFYNREPGLNCSLFTLLAWLAIVMTTKKENHNTTFWWLTAALGIATGAFAWYGDPVSFLAVFASLAALTCKAHQPAIHVLLIPFAGAVNFISFLFRAPVLTGWLPVNGIFTATFYKKAIYYFLIPAALAAIFLVIYSFSSDLFQSFFYINWNADFLQIGFLTALGFFLMFCFVHYWAPSQLFLVNNKISDHFQEAYRFSLEDRQHPDAGFYRKSAEITFILLNILVLFFIVTYCVEQFGNKNTGGSLSSALHERVYLLIFSIVMAILVIMLFFKGGLNFDTKARLLRNSAYTWILLNLFLAGVVALKNNQYIEAYGLTFKRIGVYIFLLLCIAGLLFTILKIKNRKTNAFLAGRMLWVFYTTLIVGCVVNWSWIVTKYNLEHQPSFDIDYALSLPYNRQLLYNTKIRQTTPDKKTPFIEHIEAEQKRPLLSKTLYYQFIKL, encoded by the coding sequence ATGAAAAAAAATCTTGTCCTGTTCCTGGGCGTTGCAATATTTGTAGCCCTGTTCTACAACCGCGAGCCGGGTTTGAACTGCAGCCTCTTTACGCTCCTTGCCTGGCTGGCGATTGTAATGACCACAAAAAAAGAAAACCACAATACCACCTTCTGGTGGCTGACAGCTGCGCTGGGTATCGCAACAGGAGCTTTTGCCTGGTATGGCGACCCGGTTTCCTTCCTGGCCGTTTTTGCCTCATTGGCAGCCCTGACCTGCAAGGCACACCAGCCGGCCATACATGTATTGCTGATTCCTTTTGCCGGGGCGGTTAATTTTATCAGCTTCCTTTTCCGGGCCCCGGTACTTACCGGCTGGTTGCCGGTCAACGGCATTTTTACCGCCACCTTTTACAAAAAAGCCATCTACTACTTTCTGATCCCCGCAGCGCTGGCTGCGATATTCCTGGTGATCTACAGTTTCAGCAGCGACCTGTTCCAATCCTTTTTTTATATCAACTGGAATGCCGACTTTTTACAGATCGGATTCCTGACCGCACTGGGATTCTTCCTGATGTTCTGCTTTGTGCATTATTGGGCGCCATCTCAATTATTCCTGGTCAACAATAAGATCAGCGATCATTTCCAGGAAGCATATCGCTTTTCATTAGAAGACCGGCAACATCCCGATGCTGGTTTTTATCGCAAAAGCGCTGAGATCACCTTCATACTGCTGAACATTCTTGTATTATTTTTTATTGTTACTTATTGCGTTGAACAATTTGGCAATAAAAACACCGGTGGCAGTTTGAGCAGCGCGTTACATGAACGCGTATACCTGCTCATCTTTTCCATAGTAATGGCAATCCTGGTGATTATGCTATTCTTTAAAGGCGGTCTTAATTTTGATACAAAAGCGCGCCTGCTCCGGAACAGCGCCTACACCTGGATCCTGCTTAACCTCTTCCTGGCAGGTGTTGTAGCCTTAAAGAACAACCAGTATATCGAAGCCTACGGACTTACTTTCAAAAGGATCGGGGTGTATATCTTCTTATTGCTTTGCATTGCCGGACTGCTGTTCACCATCTTAAAGATCAAAAACCGCAAAACCAATGCCTTCCTGGCCGGGCGTATGCTGTGGGTTTTCTATACCACCCTCATCGTCGGCTGCGTTGTAAACTGGAGCTGGATCGTTACCAAATATAACCTGGAACATCAACCATCTTTTGATATCGATTATGCGCTCAGTCTGCCCTACAACCGCCAGCTCCTGTACAACACGAAGATCCGGCAGACAACCCCGGATAAAAAAACACCATTTATAGAACACATCGAAGCAGAACAAAAAAGGCCGTTGCTATCCAAAACACTTTATTACCAGTTTATAAAATTATAG
- a CDS encoding DUF3817 domain-containing protein, whose translation MNRSLKDLRIFMQIAFLEGISYLVLLLVAMPLKYFAQIPEGVKYIGWAHGVLFVLFCIYLLKVWTAFKWSFGKAALAFLASLLPFGTFVLDARLKKEYPGVVRQF comes from the coding sequence ATGAACCGTTCGCTTAAAGACCTGAGGATATTTATGCAAATCGCTTTTTTAGAAGGAATCTCCTACCTGGTTTTATTACTGGTGGCCATGCCTTTAAAATATTTTGCACAGATACCGGAGGGCGTAAAATACATTGGCTGGGCTCATGGCGTACTCTTTGTACTTTTTTGCATTTACCTGTTAAAAGTATGGACCGCCTTTAAATGGAGCTTTGGAAAAGCCGCCCTTGCCTTTCTTGCATCGCTGCTGCCGTTTGGGACTTTTGTTCTGGATGCCCGGCTAAAAAAAGAGTACCCGGGGGTTGTAAGACAATTCTAA
- a CDS encoding ribonuclease Z, protein MLGITILGNNSAVPAFDRHPTSQVLTTPNRSFLIDCGEGTQIQLIRYKIRRSRISHIFISHLHGDHYFGLVGLLNSFALLGRQQELHVVAPPALQEVLELQFKLADTRIPYPLHFHAINAPGYLMTVDDIAIHSFKTDHRIECFGFIFKEQKKPRRINAEAVKQHQVHYSWFEELQQGNDYTAPDGTLIKNEQLTEAAPRGKTYAFCADTRYDESFISNIQGADMIYHEATYLDNFAAQAHLRFHSTSKEAARIAQKANVKKLLIGHFSSRYDILDAFETEAREIFPNTDLALEGVCYRIP, encoded by the coding sequence ATGTTAGGGATCACCATACTGGGCAATAACTCAGCTGTACCGGCCTTTGACCGGCACCCTACCAGCCAGGTACTCACCACACCCAATCGCAGTTTCCTGATCGACTGCGGCGAGGGCACCCAGATCCAGCTCATCCGTTACAAAATCCGCCGCAGCCGGATTTCACATATTTTTATATCGCATCTTCACGGCGACCACTATTTTGGCCTGGTAGGATTACTGAATTCATTTGCCTTGCTGGGCCGGCAGCAGGAACTGCATGTAGTGGCTCCTCCGGCTTTACAGGAGGTTTTAGAACTACAGTTTAAACTGGCCGACACCCGCATACCTTATCCCCTGCATTTTCATGCCATCAACGCACCCGGCTACCTGATGACCGTTGATGATATAGCGATCCATAGTTTTAAAACCGATCATCGCATTGAATGCTTCGGGTTTATTTTTAAAGAACAAAAAAAGCCCCGGCGTATCAACGCTGAAGCGGTGAAACAGCACCAGGTGCACTACAGCTGGTTTGAAGAACTGCAGCAGGGTAACGATTATACAGCACCTGATGGAACCCTGATCAAAAACGAACAGCTCACGGAAGCCGCGCCCAGGGGTAAGACCTATGCATTCTGCGCAGATACCCGGTATGATGAATCTTTTATCTCCAACATTCAGGGTGCAGATATGATCTATCATGAAGCCACCTACCTCGATAACTTTGCAGCGCAGGCACACCTGCGTTTTCATTCCACTTCTAAAGAAGCAGCAAGGATCGCGCAAAAGGCAAATGTAAAAAAGCTGTTGATCGGGCATTTCAGCAGCCGCTATGATATACTGGATGCTTTTGAAACGGAAGCCCGCGAAATATTTCCCAATACGGACCTGGCCCTGGAGGGTGTTTGCTACCGCATACCGTAA
- a CDS encoding tail fiber domain-containing protein has protein sequence MKLKLFLFALIAACLSIPALSQVPLQFAFQGVARNSNGQAAANQKVSVRFTIHQGAETGGQVFQETHAPTTNAAGVFNVVIGSKTAFPNTLNWSNNVAYYLQVEIDPAGGSSYATISTSQLLSVPYAIAASRLVATGSTVLSATGTTIGSSGNKALAANATAMGYNTMASGESALSIGGNTQASGNYSFAMGLGTEASGPTSFSAGSDSRATSNNAIAMGLNTEATGLNTFAAGPYSRATSLAAVAVGYKSVAAGTYTMAVGSDVLADGDYSTAMGNNVKTGTFKGAFIIGDYRPIYTTSNSAENQMVMRFGGGYRFYTGTNGFGNGSGVSLDPNGNSWASISDSTKKENYRQPNGAVFLSKIKGMKLGSWNYKGQEKQQYRHYGPMAQEFHSLFGNDGVGTVGNDTTIASADIDGVMMIALQALTKQTEALENRIRQTETLQNQVKQLAGANQQLQKRVQQLEATIKEK, from the coding sequence ATGAAACTGAAACTATTTTTATTTGCGCTTATCGCAGCGTGCTTGTCGATACCGGCGCTGTCGCAGGTTCCCCTACAATTTGCATTCCAGGGCGTGGCCCGTAACAGCAACGGGCAAGCCGCAGCCAATCAAAAAGTATCGGTGCGCTTTACCATACACCAGGGTGCCGAAACCGGTGGCCAGGTGTTCCAGGAAACCCACGCTCCTACCACCAATGCTGCTGGTGTATTCAATGTGGTTATTGGTAGCAAAACAGCCTTCCCCAATACCCTGAACTGGAGTAATAATGTAGCGTACTATTTACAGGTAGAAATAGATCCGGCAGGCGGCAGCTCCTATGCTACGATCAGTACCAGCCAGCTGCTTAGCGTACCCTATGCTATTGCAGCCAGCCGCCTGGTGGCAACGGGCTCCACCGTCCTGTCTGCCACCGGAACCACCATCGGCTCTTCCGGCAACAAAGCGCTTGCAGCCAATGCTACGGCAATGGGGTATAATACTATGGCATCCGGAGAGTCGGCTCTTTCAATAGGGGGCAATACCCAGGCATCGGGCAATTATTCATTTGCCATGGGACTTGGTACGGAGGCATCGGGCCCCACTTCTTTTTCCGCGGGAAGTGATTCAAGAGCCACCTCCAACAATGCCATTGCCATGGGCCTGAATACCGAAGCCACCGGACTGAACACCTTTGCCGCCGGGCCTTACAGCCGGGCTACAAGTCTGGCAGCAGTTGCCGTAGGCTATAAGAGCGTAGCAGCCGGTACATACACAATGGCTGTGGGCTCCGATGTATTGGCCGACGGTGATTATTCAACCGCCATGGGCAATAACGTAAAAACAGGGACTTTTAAAGGAGCCTTCATCATTGGCGATTACCGCCCCATCTATACAACAAGCAATTCCGCAGAGAACCAGATGGTCATGCGCTTTGGCGGCGGGTACCGGTTTTATACCGGAACCAACGGCTTTGGCAACGGCTCGGGCGTTTCCCTGGATCCTAACGGCAATAGCTGGGCCAGTATTTCTGACAGTACCAAAAAAGAAAATTACCGGCAACCCAATGGTGCAGTTTTTCTTTCCAAAATAAAAGGTATGAAACTGGGCAGCTGGAATTATAAAGGGCAGGAGAAACAGCAATACCGGCACTATGGTCCCATGGCACAGGAGTTTCATAGCCTGTTTGGCAATGATGGCGTGGGCACCGTCGGCAACGATACCACCATTGCCAGTGCAGATATTGACGGCGTGATGATGATCGCCCTGCAGGCGCTCACAAAACAGACAGAAGCACTGGAAAACAGGATAAGGCAGACAGAAACATTACAAAACCAGGTAAAACAATTAGCGGGAGCCAATCAACAACTGCAAAAAAGAGTACAACAGCTGGAAGCCACAATAAAAGAAAAATAA
- a CDS encoding ATP-dependent Clp protease ATP-binding subunit gives MDNNFSSQVKEIISYSREEALRLGNDFIGTEHLLLGLIREGDNTAIRILKSFNVDIFELRKEIELAIKDKTGKNIANINSLPLTKQAEKVIRVTVLEAKALKSNLVETEHLMLSILKNKENIATQILNQFDVDYDLFRQELGIVKSGEPRAEFGEEGEEEFEEEKKYSQSRAGGSKAAAKSKTPVLDNFGRDVTKLAESGNLDPIVGREKEIERVSQILSRRKKNNPILIGEPGVGKTAIVEGLALRIVQRKVSRVLFDKRVISLDLASLVAGTKYRGQFEERMKAIMNELEKNRDVILFIDEMHTIVGAGGASGSLDASNIFKPALARGELQCIGASTLDEYRMYIEKDGALDRRFQKVMVDPPSVDETIQILNNIKSKYEDFHSVTYSDEAIEACVKLSDRYITDRLLPDKAIDVMDEVGARVHLKNINVPPNIVELEKKIEDVKEEKNKVVKSQKFEEAASLRDTEKKLAEDLERAKAAWEEESKHKRYPIDEEAIAEVINIMTGIPVRKMVEAETEKLRKMSEDMKGMVIGQDEAISKVVKAIQRNRVGLKDPKKPIGTFIFLGPTGVGKTELARSLARYLFDSEDSLIRIDMSEYMEKFTVSRLIGAPPGYVGYEEGGQLTEKVRRKPYSVILLDEIEKAHPDIYNILLQVLDDGVLTDGLGRKVDFKNTIIIMTSNIGVRQLKDFGAGVGFATSARVENEDEENKAVIEKALKRTFSPEFLNRIDDVIIFNSLTKENIFSIIDISMKGVLKRVQNLGYGLELSEEAKTFLADKGYDQQFGARPLHRAIQKYLEDPLAEEILNMHVKPGDVLLVDFDKEKERLFFTVKDPKENPQEA, from the coding sequence ATGGATAATAATTTTTCATCCCAGGTAAAAGAAATCATTTCCTATAGCAGGGAAGAGGCTTTGCGCCTGGGAAATGATTTTATCGGCACAGAGCACCTGCTGCTGGGCCTGATCCGGGAAGGGGATAATACCGCGATCCGGATTCTGAAAAGCTTTAACGTAGATATTTTTGAACTGCGGAAGGAAATAGAACTGGCAATAAAGGACAAGACCGGAAAAAATATTGCAAACATCAACAGTCTTCCATTGACCAAGCAGGCGGAAAAAGTGATCCGTGTTACCGTACTGGAAGCCAAGGCGCTGAAGAGCAACCTGGTGGAAACGGAGCACCTGATGCTTTCTATATTAAAGAACAAGGAAAATATTGCAACACAAATCTTAAATCAGTTTGATGTGGATTATGATCTGTTTCGCCAGGAATTAGGCATCGTTAAATCGGGAGAGCCCCGTGCAGAGTTTGGTGAAGAAGGAGAAGAAGAATTTGAAGAAGAAAAGAAATATTCCCAGTCGAGAGCCGGTGGTTCCAAGGCAGCCGCCAAAAGCAAAACCCCGGTGCTGGATAATTTCGGACGGGATGTAACCAAACTGGCAGAAAGCGGTAACCTGGATCCTATTGTAGGACGGGAAAAAGAAATTGAACGGGTATCCCAGATCCTGAGCCGCCGGAAGAAAAACAACCCGATTCTGATTGGTGAGCCGGGAGTGGGTAAAACTGCTATCGTGGAAGGCCTGGCGCTGCGGATCGTGCAGCGTAAAGTAAGCCGGGTACTGTTCGATAAACGCGTTATTTCTTTAGATCTTGCATCACTGGTTGCAGGAACCAAGTACCGCGGCCAGTTTGAAGAGCGCATGAAAGCGATCATGAACGAGCTGGAAAAGAACCGCGACGTGATCCTGTTCATTGATGAGATGCATACCATCGTGGGAGCCGGCGGCGCCAGCGGTTCGCTGGATGCCAGCAATATCTTTAAGCCAGCCCTGGCCCGCGGCGAGTTGCAGTGCATTGGCGCGTCTACACTGGATGAGTACCGGATGTATATTGAGAAAGACGGGGCCCTGGACCGCCGTTTTCAAAAAGTAATGGTAGATCCGCCAAGTGTGGACGAAACCATCCAGATATTGAATAATATCAAGTCGAAGTATGAAGATTTTCACAGCGTAACCTACAGTGATGAAGCCATTGAGGCTTGTGTGAAATTGAGTGACCGTTATATTACCGATCGGCTGCTACCCGACAAGGCCATTGATGTGATGGATGAAGTAGGGGCGCGGGTACACCTGAAGAATATTAATGTACCGCCGAATATTGTGGAGCTGGAAAAAAAGATTGAAGATGTGAAGGAAGAAAAGAATAAAGTGGTGAAGAGCCAGAAGTTTGAGGAAGCCGCTTCCCTGCGGGATACCGAAAAGAAACTGGCGGAAGACCTGGAGCGGGCAAAAGCCGCCTGGGAAGAGGAAAGCAAACATAAACGCTATCCCATCGATGAAGAGGCGATTGCCGAGGTGATCAATATCATGACCGGCATACCGGTTCGTAAAATGGTGGAAGCAGAAACCGAGAAGTTGCGCAAAATGTCGGAAGACATGAAGGGCATGGTGATCGGGCAGGATGAAGCCATCTCCAAAGTGGTGAAAGCCATCCAGCGGAACCGTGTAGGATTGAAGGATCCGAAGAAACCGATTGGTACCTTTATTTTCCTGGGACCAACCGGTGTGGGTAAAACAGAGCTGGCCCGTTCGCTGGCACGGTACCTGTTCGATTCTGAAGATTCGCTGATCCGGATCGATATGAGTGAGTACATGGAGAAATTTACGGTAAGCCGTTTGATTGGTGCGCCTCCGGGATATGTGGGCTACGAAGAAGGCGGTCAACTGACGGAGAAAGTGCGTCGCAAACCGTATAGCGTGATCCTGCTGGATGAAATTGAGAAGGCGCACCCGGATATTTACAATATCCTGCTGCAGGTGCTGGATGATGGTGTGCTGACCGATGGGTTAGGACGTAAGGTGGATTTTAAGAATACCATCATTATCATGACTTCAAATATAGGTGTACGCCAGCTGAAGGATTTTGGTGCGGGTGTTGGTTTTGCTACCTCGGCGCGGGTTGAAAATGAAGATGAGGAGAACAAGGCGGTGATCGAAAAGGCGCTGAAGCGTACCTTCTCGCCCGAGTTCCTGAACCGTATTGACGACGTGATCATCTTTAACAGTCTTACCAAAGAAAATATCTTCAGCATTATTGATATTTCTATGAAGGGTGTGCTGAAACGTGTACAGAATCTGGGCTATGGTCTGGAGCTGAGTGAGGAGGCCAAGACCTTCCTGGCAGATAAGGGATATGATCAACAGTTTGGTGCACGTCCGCTGCACCGGGCCATTCAGAAATACCTGGAAGACCCGCTGGCTGAAGAGATTCTGAATATGCATGTGAAACCTGGTGATGTATTACTGGTGGATTTTGATAAAGAAAAAGAACGGTTGTTCTTTACCGTAAAAGATCCTAAAGAGAATCCGCAGGAAGCATAA
- a CDS encoding STAS domain-containing protein, producing MQVKIDTKEKFHVITPNAPVLSATMTDQMESALLPFLQKDVKSVILNLQEVEEMDAVAAAKLLQIQQHFYENNASFVTCNIQKTVNAFLAAHELDELLNITPTESEAWDIVQMEEIERELLDTEDIEFTDTGNE from the coding sequence ATGCAAGTCAAAATAGATACCAAAGAGAAATTTCACGTCATCACGCCAAATGCGCCTGTTCTTTCTGCTACAATGACAGATCAAATGGAATCGGCCCTGCTCCCTTTTCTGCAAAAGGATGTAAAAAGCGTGATCTTGAACTTGCAGGAAGTGGAGGAGATGGATGCCGTTGCAGCAGCGAAACTCCTGCAAATACAGCAACATTTCTATGAAAACAATGCTTCCTTTGTAACCTGCAATATACAAAAAACGGTAAACGCATTTTTGGCAGCACATGAACTGGACGAATTGCTCAATATTACACCAACTGAAAGTGAAGCCTGGGATATTGTGCAGATGGAAGAGATCGAGCGCGAGCTGTTGGATACGGAAGACATCGAATTTACAGATACCGGAAATGAATAA
- a CDS encoding VOC family protein: MKEENFINRVVPNIYSDNLEQSKAFYHGFLHMDIVMDRGWVLTFASRTNPTAQINVLENQKKEVLNNERVFLSIEVSDVNGMYKRATALGLDIVYPLTNEPWGVRRFFVKDPNGATINLLSHNS, from the coding sequence ATGAAAGAAGAGAACTTTATAAACCGGGTTGTTCCGAATATTTATTCGGATAACCTGGAACAAAGCAAGGCATTTTATCACGGGTTCCTGCATATGGATATTGTTATGGACCGGGGATGGGTGTTGACATTTGCTTCACGAACGAACCCGACAGCACAGATCAATGTATTGGAAAACCAGAAAAAAGAAGTGCTGAATAATGAACGTGTTTTTCTTTCCATAGAAGTATCTGACGTGAATGGAATGTATAAAAGAGCAACGGCGCTTGGATTGGATATCGTATATCCCCTTACCAATGAGCCCTGGGGTGTTCGCCGTTTTTTCGTAAAGGATCCGAACGGGGCCACCATCAACCTGTTGTCGCATAACAGCTGA
- a CDS encoding OsmC family protein produces the protein MTHHEHHYQVTVTWTGNLGRGTAGYHAYSRNHKIRAADKPEIPGSSDPAFRGDAERYNPEELFLSSLSACHMLWYLHLCAEAGIEVTDYTDAARGNMQTDPVGSGRFTGVVLYPVVTITNGAKSRLALELHQRAHQYCFIANSVNFPVTHQPEIIVKERISSSR, from the coding sequence ATGACACATCATGAACATCATTACCAGGTAACCGTTACCTGGACTGGTAATTTGGGCAGGGGAACAGCGGGGTATCATGCTTATAGCAGGAACCATAAGATCCGGGCAGCAGATAAACCGGAGATCCCCGGTTCATCGGATCCGGCCTTCCGCGGTGATGCAGAAAGGTATAATCCCGAAGAACTGTTCCTGTCTTCGTTGTCTGCCTGTCATATGCTCTGGTATTTACATCTTTGTGCAGAAGCCGGTATTGAAGTGACAGACTATACAGACGCTGCAAGGGGAAATATGCAAACCGATCCGGTTGGAAGCGGCCGTTTTACAGGCGTCGTGCTTTATCCGGTTGTAACCATTACAAACGGCGCAAAGTCCCGGCTGGCATTGGAATTACACCAACGCGCACATCAATATTGTTTTATCGCCAACTCAGTTAATTTTCCGGTGACGCATCAGCCGGAAATCATTGTAAAGGAACGTATTTCGTCCTCACGTTGA
- a CDS encoding GNAT family N-acetyltransferase, translating into MPIDAEMFYREGGPADLPQLRQLAIESWYRFEAGLLPENWTLLWNTIRNAQTYETLLACSKCLVCETGEGRIVGMVFLVPKGNPTALYLSGWSVVRFLTVHPDFEGLGIGRKLMADCIMQAKRNGEAVMALHTSEMMNNARRLYENLGFRIIREIEPRFGKRYWLYKLEL; encoded by the coding sequence ATGCCCATCGATGCTGAAATGTTTTACCGCGAAGGAGGGCCTGCTGATCTGCCGCAATTACGACAGCTGGCTATAGAGTCCTGGTACAGGTTTGAAGCAGGACTGCTTCCGGAGAACTGGACACTGCTTTGGAATACGATCCGCAATGCACAAACCTACGAAACGCTGTTGGCTTGCAGTAAGTGCCTTGTTTGTGAAACCGGCGAAGGAAGGATCGTGGGAATGGTTTTCCTGGTACCAAAGGGAAACCCCACAGCCCTCTATCTTTCTGGATGGAGTGTGGTTCGTTTTTTAACGGTACATCCTGATTTTGAGGGCCTGGGTATTGGCCGGAAACTTATGGCAGATTGTATAATGCAGGCGAAGCGTAATGGAGAAGCGGTGATGGCGCTTCATACTTCGGAAATGATGAACAATGCCCGCCGTTTATATGAAAATCTCGGGTTTCGTATCATCCGGGAAATCGAACCGCGGTTCGGAAAACGCTACTGGTTGTATAAACTGGAACTATAA
- a CDS encoding B12-binding domain-containing radical SAM protein yields the protein MKVKMILPALVEAESPFWRPIKYSLFPPLGLAMLAAYLSPEDEIDLQDQHVEILNLGDEPDLVIIQVYITNAYRAYRIADHYRAKGCYVILGGLHVTALPDEALPHADSIFLGPGETTFPQFLRDFKSGVPNKIYSSSVRTLQGIPPVRRDLIKRGRYLVPNSIVVTRGCPHHCDFCYKDAFFEGGKSFYTQQVDDALSEIEQLPGRHLYFLDDHLLGNTTFAAGLFEGMRGMNRVFQGAATVDSILRGNLIEKAAKAGLRSLFVGFETLSPQNLRQSNKKQNLKKDYIQAVNRLHDLGIMINGSFVFGLDDDDPDVFKRTVDWGVSHSLTTATYHILTPYPGTRMYSNMEQQGRILTKDWDLYDTRNVVYKTTGLTAAELKNGYDWAYRSFYSWSNIFRSSFSHDSLRHRLKHFFYAGGWKKFEPLWNFMIKTQNLNNMRPLLESILSKVSRKDTSIEPAPGSAMADRSPIQV from the coding sequence ATGAAAGTAAAAATGATACTGCCGGCGCTTGTAGAAGCCGAAAGCCCTTTCTGGCGACCGATAAAGTATTCCTTATTCCCGCCCCTCGGGCTGGCAATGCTGGCTGCTTATTTATCGCCGGAGGATGAAATAGATTTACAGGATCAGCATGTAGAAATACTGAATCTCGGCGATGAACCGGACCTGGTGATCATACAGGTCTATATCACCAATGCTTACCGCGCCTACCGGATCGCAGACCACTACCGGGCAAAAGGGTGCTATGTGATCCTGGGAGGCCTGCATGTAACAGCACTTCCCGACGAAGCCCTCCCTCATGCCGATTCCATTTTCCTGGGACCGGGAGAAACCACTTTTCCGCAGTTTCTACGGGATTTTAAAAGCGGTGTTCCCAATAAAATATATAGCAGCTCTGTCCGGACTTTACAGGGGATTCCGCCTGTAAGACGCGATCTGATCAAACGCGGCCGCTACCTGGTGCCCAACTCCATTGTGGTTACAAGAGGGTGCCCGCACCACTGCGACTTCTGCTATAAAGATGCATTCTTTGAGGGTGGCAAAAGTTTCTATACACAACAGGTGGATGATGCGCTTTCTGAAATAGAGCAGCTGCCCGGGCGTCATCTGTATTTCCTGGATGATCACCTGCTGGGAAACACTACATTCGCAGCAGGCCTCTTTGAAGGCATGCGCGGCATGAACCGTGTGTTCCAGGGGGCCGCCACTGTTGACTCGATACTAAGAGGCAACCTGATTGAAAAAGCTGCCAAAGCCGGACTTCGTAGCCTTTTTGTAGGTTTTGAAACACTCTCTCCCCAAAACCTCCGCCAAAGCAACAAAAAGCAGAATCTAAAAAAGGACTATATCCAGGCTGTAAACCGCCTGCATGATTTGGGAATTATGATCAACGGCAGCTTTGTTTTTGGATTGGACGATGACGATCCGGACGTATTTAAGCGAACGGTTGACTGGGGTGTTTCCCACTCCCTTACAACGGCTACCTACCATATTCTTACCCCCTATCCCGGCACAAGGATGTACAGTAACATGGAGCAGCAGGGCCGCATTCTTACAAAAGACTGGGATCTATATGACACGCGCAATGTCGTATACAAAACAACCGGGTTAACAGCCGCAGAACTAAAAAACGGGTACGACTGGGCGTACCGGAGCTTCTACAGCTGGTCCAATATCTTCAGGAGCAGCTTTTCCCACGATTCACTCAGACACCGGTTGAAACATTTCTTTTATGCTGGTGGCTGGAAGAAATTTGAACCCTTGTGGAATTTTATGATTAAAACTCAAAACCTTAACAATATGCGCCCACTGTTGGAATCCATCCTTTCAAAAGTTTCCCGAAAAGATACCAGCATTGAACCGGCACCCGGCTCCGCAATGGCAGATCGCAGTCCTATACAGGTATAG